In Edaphobacter paludis, a single window of DNA contains:
- a CDS encoding CpaF family protein, protein MADSSLNIMPLRVIGPTLRNGNGNARASQGKEQQGLKSIIHQELIKRLDLEKLGAIQETRAGQQQLFSLIQQIIGEQSIPLSSSERDRLAQEVLDEVFGLGPLEPLLQDDTISDILVNTYNHVYVERRGVLQHTNVTFKDNRHLMQIIDKIVSGVGRRVDESSPMVDARLKDGSRVNAIIPPLAVDGPILSIRRFGSTPMAAEDLVRNKALTQPMLELLGAAVKARLNVIVCGGTGAGKTTLLNVLSGYISANERIVTIEDSAELQLKQDHVVRLECRPPNVEGKGAVKQRELVINALRMRPDRIVLGEVRGEEALDMLQAMNTGHDGSITTIHANTPRDGLARLETMCMMGDMRLPEKAIRMQISSAIDLIVQAARMSDGSRRITHISELTGAYSDVISMQDLFVFEKEGLGPNGKVKGRFRSTGIMPKFGERLKAAGIPLPAGMMDHSVEV, encoded by the coding sequence ATGGCTGACAGCAGTCTCAACATCATGCCGCTCCGGGTCATCGGGCCGACCCTGCGCAACGGAAACGGAAACGCCAGAGCGTCCCAGGGAAAAGAGCAGCAAGGACTGAAATCGATAATCCATCAAGAGCTCATCAAGCGTCTCGACCTGGAGAAGCTTGGCGCGATTCAGGAAACCCGCGCCGGCCAGCAACAGCTGTTTTCGTTGATCCAGCAGATCATCGGCGAACAGAGCATTCCGCTGAGTTCGTCTGAACGCGACCGGCTGGCCCAGGAGGTACTCGATGAGGTCTTTGGACTCGGGCCGCTCGAACCGCTGCTTCAGGACGACACCATCAGCGACATTCTGGTGAATACCTACAACCACGTTTACGTGGAACGCCGTGGCGTACTGCAACACACGAATGTGACGTTCAAGGACAATCGCCACCTCATGCAGATCATCGATAAAATCGTCTCTGGCGTGGGCAGACGCGTCGATGAATCATCCCCCATGGTGGACGCGCGCCTGAAAGATGGCTCCCGCGTCAACGCCATCATCCCGCCGCTGGCGGTAGATGGTCCGATCCTTTCCATTCGCCGTTTTGGCTCGACGCCGATGGCCGCCGAGGATCTAGTGAGGAACAAGGCACTCACGCAGCCGATGCTTGAACTACTGGGCGCAGCGGTTAAAGCGCGGCTTAATGTCATTGTCTGCGGCGGCACTGGCGCCGGTAAAACGACGCTTCTCAATGTCCTCTCGGGATATATCTCAGCGAACGAGAGAATTGTGACCATCGAAGACTCCGCCGAGCTGCAACTGAAACAGGACCACGTGGTGCGGCTGGAATGCCGTCCTCCGAATGTGGAAGGCAAAGGAGCGGTGAAACAGCGAGAACTGGTCATCAATGCACTGCGAATGCGTCCCGATCGCATCGTCCTCGGCGAGGTTCGAGGCGAGGAAGCGCTCGACATGTTGCAGGCCATGAATACCGGTCATGACGGATCGATTACAACCATCCATGCCAATACCCCAAGAGATGGATTGGCACGTCTTGAAACAATGTGCATGATGGGAGACATGAGGTTACCGGAAAAAGCCATTCGCATGCAGATCTCTTCGGCAATCGACCTGATTGTGCAGGCGGCGCGCATGAGCGACGGCAGCCGGCGCATTACCCATATTTCGGAGCTCACCGGCGCCTACAGCGATGTGATCAGCATGCAGGATTTATTTGTGTTTGAGAAAGAGGGCCTCGGGCCAAACGG
- a CDS encoding AAA family ATPase: MIQAVNNSQALNVAMLTVCVDRDLTDKLLQPTAHMPWKVAPAESEEYMSPLRRTQFSIDVKNADAIIAVVDFDQDAELALETTAYLHQLFFGKIAVIALSSLADSELLLRAMRSGCNEFLKKPFDPIPFAKTLDRLEQQWSNNMGRARNTGQILSFFGAKGGVGTTTVAVQLATFLVRCHKKKVLLIDNHQELGHVCLYLGLDGNRYHFHELLRNVDRLDSDLLRGFIATHQSGLDVLSSPDSHDALRNIDPDAIERTLEFLRGEYDYVLLDCETSFAETNLAVMDRSDQIYLIATPEIGAIRDLSRYIDGLIQNEHTTVKVHVVINRFSSRDAVGIEQIEKAIRLPVEVRICNSYAECVRAINVGEPIGPERKSEFSLQFTKWSNMLVGANSTELAPPAKKRFALW, from the coding sequence GTGATTCAGGCAGTCAACAACTCGCAAGCTCTGAATGTGGCGATGCTGACCGTCTGCGTCGATCGCGACCTGACGGACAAGCTTCTGCAACCGACCGCTCATATGCCGTGGAAAGTGGCCCCGGCGGAGTCTGAGGAATACATGTCCCCGCTCCGGCGGACTCAGTTCTCGATTGATGTGAAGAATGCGGACGCGATCATCGCCGTAGTGGACTTCGATCAGGATGCTGAACTTGCCCTGGAGACGACCGCTTATCTGCATCAACTCTTTTTTGGAAAGATCGCCGTCATTGCTCTCTCCTCTCTGGCAGACAGCGAACTTCTGCTGCGGGCCATGCGCTCAGGCTGCAACGAATTTCTAAAGAAGCCGTTTGATCCCATTCCGTTTGCCAAAACGCTGGATCGCCTCGAGCAGCAATGGTCGAACAATATGGGTCGAGCGCGCAACACTGGGCAAATCCTGTCTTTCTTCGGCGCCAAAGGCGGTGTGGGAACAACGACAGTGGCCGTGCAACTCGCGACTTTCCTGGTTCGCTGCCACAAGAAAAAGGTCCTGCTCATCGACAATCATCAGGAGTTGGGCCATGTCTGCCTCTATTTAGGGCTGGATGGGAACCGTTATCACTTCCACGAACTGCTCCGGAATGTCGACCGTCTTGACTCTGACCTTCTACGCGGATTTATAGCGACTCACCAAAGCGGTCTCGATGTGCTCTCCTCCCCAGACTCCCACGATGCTCTGCGGAACATCGATCCCGACGCTATTGAACGGACGCTCGAGTTTCTTCGGGGCGAATACGATTACGTCCTCCTCGATTGCGAAACATCTTTCGCCGAAACCAATCTCGCAGTCATGGACCGCTCCGATCAGATTTATCTGATTGCGACCCCCGAGATCGGTGCGATCCGCGATCTCTCGAGATATATCGACGGCCTGATCCAGAATGAGCACACCACCGTCAAGGTTCACGTTGTCATCAATCGCTTCTCCTCGCGCGACGCCGTGGGAATTGAACAGATTGAAAAGGCAATCCGGCTGCCGGTAGAAGTCAGAATCTGCAATAGCTATGCCGAGTGTGTGCGCGCGATCAACGTAGGCGAGCCGATCGGACCGGAGCGCAAATCGGAATTTTCACTGCAGTTCACAAAGTGGTCCAACATGCTGGTGGGTGCAAATAGCACGGAACTCGCACCTCCAGCGAAGAAACGCTTTGCTCTGTGGTAA
- a CDS encoding type II and III secretion system protein family protein, with amino-acid sequence MKNLRRAIMLFGYTATTLACAAAQTFVRAIPAQASRVATAPLAVAGSMSRAEAVGNPLHLLVGRSMFVNTKARLRRIYVSNPAVLDSFTASPTQIVITAKTAGISSLVLWNETGESQAYLVSADVDVDGLRKSLKEALPYESIRAEGNEDQVSLAGTVSDTAAADTALKLAALYSKNVADSLVLAPQHAKQVRLKVRIVEIDRSKADQAGFNFFSVGKNTSNFTTGQFPAVTTNQNQSSSSSSSSSSAGSTAASLLALSDPLNLLFYNSSLNVGAVVKDLENKQILQILAEPTITTVSGQKASFLSGGEFPFPVIQGGTGGFTSVTIQFRPYGVKLDFTPVVTPEGTIQLKVTPEVSALDYSNAVTISGYTIPALSTRRADTQVELKDGQSFAISGLLDHRTTDLLSKTPGIGDIPVLGTLFKSKSINHSVVELVVIVTPSIVDPLTDSTSPAEPHLAIPTMTPQAFDKTVSKRVQP; translated from the coding sequence TTGAAGAATCTGCGTCGCGCCATCATGCTGTTCGGCTATACCGCAACAACACTTGCGTGCGCGGCAGCGCAAACGTTCGTCAGAGCAATACCAGCCCAGGCATCCAGGGTCGCGACTGCTCCTCTGGCGGTCGCGGGATCAATGAGTCGCGCAGAGGCGGTGGGCAATCCGTTGCACCTCCTCGTGGGAAGGTCGATGTTTGTCAACACGAAGGCACGACTTCGCCGAATCTATGTCAGCAATCCCGCAGTGCTCGACTCGTTTACCGCTAGCCCGACTCAGATCGTAATTACAGCCAAGACGGCGGGCATCAGCAGCCTGGTTCTCTGGAATGAGACCGGAGAATCGCAGGCGTATCTCGTCTCAGCGGATGTCGATGTAGATGGCCTGCGCAAATCTCTGAAAGAAGCACTCCCTTACGAGAGCATCAGGGCGGAGGGAAACGAAGATCAGGTTTCGCTCGCCGGTACGGTCTCCGACACTGCAGCCGCAGATACGGCTCTGAAGCTGGCCGCGCTTTATTCAAAAAATGTCGCCGATTCACTTGTGCTCGCTCCACAGCACGCAAAGCAGGTCAGACTGAAGGTACGAATTGTTGAGATCGACAGGTCAAAGGCAGACCAGGCAGGATTCAACTTCTTCAGCGTTGGAAAGAACACCAGCAATTTCACTACGGGACAGTTCCCTGCCGTTACGACGAATCAAAATCAGAGTTCATCGAGCAGCAGCAGTTCGTCGAGCGCGGGTTCCACGGCAGCATCTCTTCTTGCGCTCAGCGATCCGCTCAATTTGCTTTTCTATAACAGCAGCCTGAATGTAGGCGCGGTCGTTAAAGACCTGGAAAATAAGCAGATTCTGCAAATACTGGCGGAGCCGACCATTACCACTGTGAGCGGGCAAAAGGCCTCCTTTCTCTCCGGCGGCGAATTTCCGTTCCCCGTTATACAGGGAGGAACAGGCGGCTTTACCTCGGTGACGATTCAGTTTCGCCCCTATGGAGTCAAACTTGACTTCACTCCAGTTGTCACTCCGGAAGGCACTATTCAACTCAAGGTGACGCCAGAGGTCAGCGCGCTCGATTACAGCAACGCTGTAACCATCTCCGGTTATACGATCCCTGCGCTCTCAACACGGCGCGCCGATACTCAGGTGGAGTTGAAGGACGGCCAGAGCTTTGCGATCTCCGGATTGCTAGACCACCGGACGACAGATCTGCTGTCAAAAACGCCGGGCATCGGTGACATCCCGGTCCTGGGAACTCTGTTCAAGTCGAAGAGCATCAACCATTCCGTAGTGGAACTGGTTGTGATCGTAACGCCAAGCATCGTCGATCCTCTCACCGATTCCACTTCTCCTGCAGAGCCACATCTAGCCATTCCCACCATGACACCGCAAGCGTTCGACAAAACCGTGAGCAAGAGAGTTCAACCGTGA
- the cpaB gene encoding Flp pilus assembly protein CpaB: protein MIARRLTIALIAALMVSGLFTFWLSKKVAKSHPAVQVQNRYAAAAHPLDAGAVLKREDISLVDWPKSIPLQGAFMKPEDIIGRAVLYPLAAGEPILDRQLSAAGSGVGLTGKIPEGMRAIALKSDEVVGVAGFLLPGTHVDVLVTFRDNDRPGPVTATALQDVEVLAAGHQYQPDPAGKPTTVDVVTLLLKPEDAAKAVLASSQGTVHFVLRNGADHQQADTPPVTLPQLMAGQPTKTTVISRRPAQPAHKPWVVETLLGQKPQTDSFN from the coding sequence GTGATCGCACGCCGCCTTACCATAGCTCTGATCGCCGCATTGATGGTGTCCGGTCTGTTTACTTTCTGGCTGAGCAAAAAGGTGGCCAAATCGCACCCTGCCGTGCAGGTGCAGAACCGCTATGCTGCTGCCGCTCACCCCTTGGACGCCGGCGCGGTGCTTAAACGTGAGGACATTTCGCTGGTTGACTGGCCAAAATCGATACCGCTCCAAGGCGCCTTCATGAAGCCGGAAGACATCATTGGACGAGCCGTACTGTATCCGTTAGCTGCAGGAGAGCCGATTCTGGACAGGCAATTGAGTGCAGCCGGATCGGGTGTAGGATTGACCGGAAAAATTCCGGAAGGCATGCGAGCTATCGCGCTTAAGTCTGATGAAGTGGTGGGTGTTGCGGGCTTTCTACTCCCCGGCACCCATGTTGACGTACTGGTGACCTTTCGCGATAACGATCGGCCGGGGCCGGTTACGGCCACGGCACTTCAGGATGTGGAGGTGCTCGCTGCGGGACACCAATACCAGCCTGATCCGGCAGGCAAGCCAACCACCGTGGATGTAGTCACCCTGCTGCTGAAGCCGGAAGACGCCGCGAAAGCGGTGCTGGCAAGCAGCCAGGGCACCGTCCATTTCGTGCTCCGCAACGGAGCAGACCACCAGCAGGCCGATACGCCACCGGTGACACTCCCGCAACTGATGGCCGGACAGCCTACGAAAACGACTGTAATCTCTAGGCGTCCTGCACAGCCCGCGCATAAACCTTGGGTTGTAGAGACCCTCTTGGGCCAGAAACCGCAGACGGATAGTTTCAATTGA
- a CDS encoding prepilin peptidase, with protein sequence MFGLTTDFVYPAAALLCAIIGAVYDVRSRRVPNLLTLPAIVFGLLLHLALGGWRQLGSALAAGLICGFIFLLLNIAGGMGGGDVKLITAVGCIAGLPRTGYLLILTALAGGVMALGLVLYRGRVKETVSNIGALAAHHRHEGLAPHPELNIANNQTLRLPYALAIAVGCALMFFVLTVQR encoded by the coding sequence ATGTTCGGATTAACGACAGATTTCGTGTACCCGGCTGCTGCCCTCCTCTGCGCCATCATCGGCGCGGTGTACGACGTGCGGAGCCGCCGGGTGCCGAATCTGCTAACGCTGCCAGCCATCGTCTTCGGCCTTCTATTGCATCTCGCGCTGGGCGGGTGGCGACAACTGGGCTCGGCTCTTGCTGCCGGCCTGATCTGCGGTTTCATCTTTCTTTTACTCAACATCGCGGGTGGTATGGGCGGTGGCGACGTCAAGCTCATCACGGCGGTTGGCTGCATTGCCGGGCTGCCCCGTACCGGCTATTTACTTATTTTGACCGCGCTTGCCGGCGGAGTGATGGCGCTGGGGCTCGTGCTCTACCGTGGCCGCGTCAAGGAAACCGTATCCAATATAGGCGCGCTTGCGGCCCACCATCGACACGAGGGGCTTGCGCCGCATCCGGAACTGAATATCGCGAACAATCAGACGCTTCGTCTCCCTTATGCCCTGGCCATTGCCGTGGGCTGCGCTCTCATGTTTTTTGTCCTGACGGTGCAAAGGTGA
- a CDS encoding Flp family type IVb pilin gives MKNYKQIFANLLNDESGQDLVEYALVVAMVAGIALTASGSLSTIITGAITSVGGKITAAIGS, from the coding sequence ATGAAGAATTACAAACAGATTTTTGCCAACCTTCTGAACGACGAGTCAGGTCAGGATCTCGTCGAATACGCGCTCGTCGTGGCGATGGTTGCCGGCATTGCCCTCACAGCTTCTGGCAGCCTTTCGACCATTATCACCGGTGCCATTACCTCCGTCGGAGGCAAGATCACCGCCGCCATCGGCTCCTAA
- a CDS encoding TadE/TadG family type IV pilus assembly protein: MGRSRFWRQDEGQSLIEVALFVPLFTLLIIYAVDFGFFFLAATTLTTAARNAASFAIQGVKSPSLAAEPAASLVQSLAIASIGLPNASSAKVQVCSNSVGTPSASNIAQCTSSTYTAGTDPESPIFQLNRVDIVYTVTPPIPLPAGVFPNLTFHRYVEMRAIQ, from the coding sequence GTGGGCAGAAGCCGCTTCTGGCGTCAGGACGAAGGCCAAAGCCTGATTGAGGTCGCCCTCTTCGTTCCCCTGTTTACACTGCTCATTATCTACGCGGTCGACTTCGGCTTTTTTTTCCTGGCAGCCACGACGCTGACGACAGCCGCAAGAAACGCAGCCAGCTTCGCGATCCAGGGAGTCAAGTCGCCTTCTCTGGCCGCCGAGCCTGCCGCGAGTCTTGTTCAATCTCTTGCGATCGCCAGCATCGGTCTTCCTAACGCCTCGTCTGCCAAAGTGCAGGTCTGCTCAAACTCTGTGGGCACTCCCTCGGCCAGCAACATCGCGCAATGCACGTCGTCTACCTATACGGCCGGCACCGATCCTGAATCCCCCATTTTTCAGTTGAACCGTGTGGACATTGTCTACACCGTGACTCCGCCCATTCCTCTTCCCGCTGGCGTATTTCCCAACCTGACCTTCCATCGCTATGTAGAGATGAGGGCCATCCAGTGA
- a CDS encoding TadE/TadG family type IV pilus assembly protein: MLGNWMIGRGLRKTLQDEDGTALLEMAISLTATFLLAFALFELCMLTYTCIVLNDAAQEGVRYAIMHGTDSSNCSGPDNGCADKTYANVKKIVTKTASASLHDLSAMTVNVTYGSVTATPGNPVSVKVVYTYVPYMNFPGLKRTMTFTSQGRVLF; this comes from the coding sequence ATGCTCGGGAACTGGATGATTGGTCGCGGCCTTCGCAAGACGCTGCAAGACGAGGATGGCACGGCGCTACTGGAGATGGCCATCTCTCTCACAGCGACCTTCCTGCTGGCATTCGCGCTCTTCGAACTGTGCATGCTCACCTACACCTGTATCGTCCTCAATGATGCCGCGCAGGAAGGGGTCCGCTACGCAATCATGCATGGGACAGACAGCAGCAATTGCAGCGGTCCAGATAATGGTTGCGCCGATAAGACCTATGCGAATGTTAAGAAGATTGTTACAAAGACTGCCTCCGCTTCGCTTCACGACCTATCGGCGATGACCGTCAACGTGACCTATGGAAGTGTCACAGCAACGCCAGGTAATCCTGTTTCAGTCAAGGTGGTCTACACGTACGTTCCCTATATGAATTTTCCAGGTTTGAAGCGAACGATGACCTTTACATCTCAGGGGCGGGTCTTATTTTGA
- a CDS encoding pilus assembly protein TadG-related protein translates to MKETRINRNSESGQASILLIIMLASFLLGSLAFSVDFGNLWFRRQAAQTAADAACQAGAMDMLYIARGNTLSGMGFTPGTSSNCTSSSSSTICWYANRNGFSGSGYTATTAGSQVSWTFPTSTSVTGVKAAGVTYPFLQVTVQQNVKTWFMGLLGKNYQAVAASCTCGLTPGPAPAPLIILHPTLAGALTSTGATKIQIAGGPQTSIQIDSTSSTAYQCVSPGSLDTSTAGPNGTGGNMAIAGGPAANPTCGGGLGWNGGTTGSWQGGITSLNQKTTDGTTMLNDPYKSVPAPTRPAVPAEATTPVDSPDHHQTADGTNGFDQGTWVATGVDSCPNINPSQQYLWHSKTQGKDVYANCLEFTPGYYPTGIDLTSISGAGASSATIIFMPGIYYLNGNLKVGASSTVRNAWPATEPSTQGVVFYFLTGAPQFSGGSGAANANINSVPSYYLNCSSTTTPGSMPSSVNGNVLVAQCSSAATYVGSTSTDTYSASGSRGLLFFLAHSNVFSGTIVGNGASLIFTGAFYFHNTTFQDRVEWDGAGASTTYAVGNIVVDQLTLGGSGNIKMGLNGIEVGAGPPLVGLFQ, encoded by the coding sequence ATGAAGGAAACGAGAATTAACCGGAACAGCGAGTCGGGCCAGGCGTCGATACTGCTGATCATCATGCTGGCTTCTTTTCTGCTTGGGTCGTTAGCTTTCTCCGTCGATTTCGGCAATCTCTGGTTTCGTCGTCAAGCAGCCCAGACAGCCGCCGATGCGGCCTGTCAGGCGGGCGCGATGGATATGCTCTACATTGCCAGGGGAAATACCCTGTCTGGCATGGGGTTTACCCCTGGAACCAGCAGCAACTGCACATCGTCCTCAAGCTCGACCATTTGCTGGTATGCGAACAGAAACGGCTTCAGCGGCTCGGGCTATACCGCAACGACGGCTGGCAGCCAGGTAAGCTGGACCTTTCCAACATCGACCTCCGTGACTGGCGTTAAGGCGGCGGGTGTTACCTATCCTTTCCTGCAGGTAACGGTCCAGCAGAACGTAAAGACGTGGTTCATGGGTTTATTGGGCAAGAACTACCAGGCAGTTGCGGCAAGCTGTACCTGCGGACTTACTCCAGGGCCCGCACCAGCGCCGCTTATCATCCTGCACCCTACCCTCGCTGGCGCGCTGACCAGCACGGGCGCCACTAAGATTCAAATTGCGGGTGGCCCGCAAACCAGTATTCAGATAGATTCGACCAGCTCGACAGCGTATCAATGCGTGTCGCCGGGTTCGCTCGACACCAGCACGGCCGGCCCTAATGGTACGGGTGGTAACATGGCGATTGCCGGCGGACCCGCTGCCAATCCAACCTGTGGCGGAGGGTTAGGTTGGAATGGGGGTACCACGGGATCGTGGCAGGGCGGAATTACCTCACTCAATCAAAAGACCACTGATGGCACCACCATGCTCAACGATCCTTACAAGAGTGTCCCTGCTCCAACCCGTCCAGCTGTACCCGCCGAAGCAACAACTCCCGTGGATTCTCCCGATCATCACCAAACGGCCGACGGCACCAACGGTTTCGACCAAGGCACCTGGGTTGCCACCGGTGTGGATAGCTGCCCGAACATCAACCCGTCACAGCAATATCTGTGGCACAGCAAGACACAGGGTAAGGACGTCTATGCGAATTGTCTGGAGTTCACGCCCGGGTACTATCCCACCGGCATCGATCTGACAAGCATCTCCGGCGCTGGAGCCAGCAGTGCCACAATAATTTTCATGCCTGGGATTTATTATCTGAACGGAAACCTGAAGGTTGGCGCGAGCAGCACAGTCCGGAATGCGTGGCCAGCCACCGAGCCCTCCACCCAGGGCGTTGTTTTCTATTTTCTGACTGGGGCACCTCAATTTTCCGGTGGTTCGGGCGCCGCCAACGCCAATATCAATTCAGTTCCTTCCTATTACCTAAATTGTTCGAGTACTACAACCCCCGGCAGCATGCCATCTTCTGTTAACGGGAATGTGCTGGTGGCACAGTGTAGTTCGGCAGCGACCTACGTCGGTTCGACGAGCACGGACACCTATTCGGCTTCAGGGAGCAGGGGATTGCTTTTCTTTCTGGCCCATTCGAATGTGTTCAGCGGAACTATCGTTGGAAATGGCGCGTCGTTGATTTTTACCGGTGCATTTTATTTTCATAACACTACCTTCCAGGACAGGGTGGAGTGGGACGGCGCCGGTGCTTCGACGACATACGCAGTTGGCAATATTGTGGTGGACCAACTGACACTGGGTGGAAGCGGAAATATCAAAATGGGCTTGAACGGAATTGAAGTCGGCGCCGGGCCCCCTCTGGTCGGCCTCTTTCAGTAG
- a CDS encoding amidohydrolase family protein gives MRRRNFLKLAASAGASWATRPIHAAVSASQIPIIDAHIHLFDPGRPGGVPWPEPSDTVIYKPALPDRYAKITAPLGVVGAIAIEASPLLRDNDWVLEVAARNPVIVGMVGDLIPGTPDYAKELERLHANSLFLGIRYGNLWKRDLGVDSRNPDFISDLKRLSGYGLELDSANPDDDLIRAIVGVSDKIPELRIVIDHLPSAPIPPPGTARNEYWSNLRHCAANPNIFIKLSEIPVRVGQNVPKDPAYYRERLDIIWNIFGEDRILYGSDWPNSDHLATYADTLALVRGYVLPKGNAVAQKFFWKNSMAAYKWRPRSASQENL, from the coding sequence ATGCGGCGCAGAAACTTTCTAAAACTCGCAGCATCCGCAGGTGCATCGTGGGCGACCCGTCCAATTCATGCAGCCGTCTCAGCATCCCAGATTCCTATCATTGATGCCCACATTCATCTTTTCGATCCTGGTCGCCCGGGCGGGGTTCCATGGCCAGAGCCCAGCGATACCGTCATCTATAAACCCGCACTTCCCGATCGTTATGCAAAGATCACGGCGCCGCTCGGGGTGGTAGGAGCGATAGCTATCGAGGCCAGTCCTTTGCTCCGCGATAATGACTGGGTGCTGGAGGTTGCAGCAAGGAACCCCGTCATCGTAGGAATGGTTGGCGATCTAATTCCCGGAACACCGGATTACGCGAAGGAACTAGAGCGCCTCCACGCAAACTCCCTCTTCCTGGGCATTCGTTATGGAAATCTCTGGAAACGCGACTTGGGAGTGGACTCGAGAAACCCTGATTTTATCTCTGACCTGAAACGACTCTCGGGCTACGGTCTTGAGTTAGATAGCGCCAATCCTGACGACGATCTTATTCGAGCGATCGTCGGGGTGTCGGACAAGATTCCAGAGTTGCGCATCGTCATCGATCACTTGCCTTCCGCGCCAATACCGCCTCCCGGCACTGCGCGCAATGAATACTGGTCCAATCTTCGTCACTGTGCGGCCAATCCAAACATCTTTATAAAGCTTTCAGAGATCCCCGTTAGAGTTGGCCAGAACGTCCCAAAAGACCCTGCTTATTATCGCGAGCGGCTCGACATAATCTGGAACATCTTCGGCGAGGATCGCATTCTCTACGGCAGTGACTGGCCCAACAGCGATCATCTGGCCACATATGCCGATACACTCGCGCTCGTACGGGGCTATGTTCTGCCGAAAGGCAACGCGGTGGCGCAAAAGTTCTTCTGGAAAAACTCCATGGCTGCCTACAAGTGGCGCCCACGAAGCGCAAGCCAGGAAAATCTGTAA